A single Lactuca sativa cultivar Salinas chromosome 8, Lsat_Salinas_v11, whole genome shotgun sequence DNA region contains:
- the LOC111896084 gene encoding uncharacterized protein LOC111896084, whose product MARNEGDYMLVDHRHKINYYKTTIVRVSAPFVDRIDPFNFVTFHDLTAINFDTRVAFDFIGKVVSTDPIRQIMDKGSEKSGKKIQLALWDGFALKLNSYISEHQNDNAPVIILLRQPQVGNCLFESRLHINDHMPHISEIKKVTADMDFNVESSINTSQLNTDIVVAKAEDYYLRFPIKNIDDIPDYNEEKCLSIIATTIGFDLDERWVRVVIRVKYEIGSHLLYCLTLMFKMLLTAVIGG is encoded by the exons ATGGCTAGAAACGAAGGAGATTACATGTTGGTTGATCACAGGCATAAGATAAATTACTACAAAACAACGATAGTTCGTGTATCAGCTCCTTTTGTTGATAGGATCGATCCTTTTAATTTTGTGACTTTCCACGATTTAACTGCCATAAATTTTGACACTCGTGTTGCATTTg ATTTTATAGGTAAAGTTGTTTCTACTGATCCCATTAGACAGATCATGGACAAAGGAAGTGAAAAAAG TGGTAAGAAAATTCAACTTGCTTTGTGGGATGGTTTTGCATTGAAGTTGAACAGCTACATATCGGAACATCAAAATGATAATGCCCCCGTTATCATCCTCCTAC GTCAGCCTCAAGTCGGTAACTGTTTGTTTGAGTCGAGATTGCATATCAATGATCATATGCCTCACATTTCAGAAATCAAAAAAGT TACTGCTGATATGGATTTTAATGTTGAGTCATCCATTAATACTTCACAACTTAATACCGATATTGTTGTGGCCAAGGCAGAAGATTACTACCTCCGTTTTCCAATCAAGAACATCGATGATATTCCAGATTACAATGAG GAAAAATGTTTGTCCATCATTGCTACTACCATCGGTTTTGATTTAGACGAACGTTG ggTGAGGGTCGTAATTCGtgttaaatatgaaattgggtctcATCTTTTGTATTGTTTGACCCTCATGTTCAAGATGTTATTAACCGCGGTAATCGGTGGTTGA